A portion of the Paenibacillus marchantiae genome contains these proteins:
- a CDS encoding peptide chain release factor 3, with translation MSKAADNILQQEVDKRRTFAIISHPDAGKTTLTEKLLLFGGAIRLAGTVKARKASKHATSDWMEIEKQRGISVTSSVMQFDYLDHRVNILDTPGHQDFSEDTYRTLTAADSAVMLIDVAKGVEAQTIKLFQVCAKRGIPIFTFINKLDREGQSPFDLMEELENVLGIRSVPMNWPIGTGRELCGVYDRMKNQVELFQGDDHSTIRVQKVDGYKDPIIREMAGEYLHDQLCQDLELLDVAGDQFDMEKVQRGELTPIFFGSAINNFGVQTFLENFLQLAPKPEPRRSTAGEIQPTNEKFSGYVFKIQANMNPAHRDRIAFLRIVSGKFQRGMSVKHNRVGKEIKLSQPQQFLAQDRDIVEEAYAGDIIGLFDPGIFRIGDSLSQGSEVIFEELPTFSPEIFAKVTVKNALKHKQYQKGIDQLTEEGTIQVFQTVSFDETILGVIGQLQFEVFEYRMKGEYGVDVQLQRMPYQFARWIVDENLDPSKFRINSTLVKDKKGNYVVLFENEYAMRTAMDKNPTAKFLETAP, from the coding sequence ATGAGCAAAGCTGCAGATAACATTCTTCAACAGGAAGTGGACAAACGCCGGACGTTTGCCATTATCTCTCACCCGGATGCGGGTAAAACGACATTGACCGAGAAACTATTGCTGTTCGGGGGCGCGATTCGTCTTGCCGGTACAGTAAAAGCTCGGAAAGCAAGCAAACATGCAACAAGTGACTGGATGGAAATTGAGAAGCAACGGGGGATCTCGGTTACATCTTCCGTCATGCAGTTTGATTATCTGGATCATCGTGTCAATATTCTGGATACACCAGGTCACCAGGACTTCAGTGAAGATACGTATCGTACACTGACAGCTGCGGATAGCGCGGTGATGTTGATTGACGTGGCGAAAGGCGTCGAGGCACAGACGATCAAATTGTTCCAGGTTTGTGCGAAGCGTGGTATTCCCATCTTTACGTTCATCAACAAGCTGGATCGTGAAGGACAAAGCCCGTTTGATCTGATGGAAGAACTCGAAAATGTACTGGGTATCCGCTCGGTACCGATGAACTGGCCAATTGGTACAGGTCGCGAGCTGTGCGGTGTATATGACCGAATGAAAAATCAGGTGGAATTGTTCCAAGGGGACGATCATTCGACCATTAGAGTACAAAAAGTAGATGGCTACAAAGATCCGATTATCCGCGAGATGGCAGGGGAGTATCTGCATGATCAACTGTGTCAGGACCTGGAACTGCTTGATGTAGCGGGAGACCAGTTCGACATGGAGAAAGTACAGCGTGGGGAACTGACACCTATATTCTTCGGTAGTGCCATCAATAATTTCGGCGTGCAGACGTTTTTGGAGAATTTCCTGCAACTCGCACCGAAGCCTGAACCTCGTCGTAGTACAGCAGGAGAGATTCAGCCGACGAATGAGAAATTCAGCGGTTATGTCTTCAAAATCCAGGCGAACATGAACCCTGCACACCGCGATCGTATTGCGTTCCTGCGTATTGTGTCAGGCAAGTTCCAACGTGGGATGAGTGTGAAGCATAACCGTGTGGGCAAAGAGATCAAGTTGTCCCAACCACAGCAGTTCCTGGCACAAGACCGGGATATTGTGGAAGAGGCGTATGCAGGCGATATTATCGGTTTGTTCGACCCAGGTATCTTCCGGATTGGAGATTCACTGAGCCAAGGCAGCGAAGTTATATTTGAGGAATTGCCAACATTCTCACCAGAGATTTTCGCCAAAGTTACCGTGAAAAATGCGTTGAAACATAAACAGTACCAAAAAGGGATTGACCAGTTGACGGAGGAAGGAACCATTCAGGTGTTCCAGACCGTAAGTTTCGACGAGACCATTCTCGGCGTAATTGGTCAACTCCAGTTCGAAGTATTCGAATACCGGATGAAGGGCGAGTATGGGGTAGACGTGCAATTGCAGCGCATGCCTTATCAATTCGCGCGCTGGATCGTGGACGAGAACTTGGACCCAAGTAAATTCCGGATCAACTCCACTCTGGTAAAAGATAAAAAGGGTAATTATGTTGTCCTGTTCGAAAATGAATACGCGATGAGAACCGCAATGGACAAAAACCCGACGGCGAAATTCCTGGAGACAGCTCCATAA
- a CDS encoding potassium channel family protein, producing the protein MAKKQYAVIGMGRFGSSVANALSGMGFDVLAIDADEQRTQEMSNVVTHAVSADSTDEEALRALGIRNFDVVVVAIGEDIQSSILTTLILKDMGVPVLIVKAQNELHGKVLQKIGADKVIYPERDMGLRVAHHLTSPNILDYIELSEDYSILEMRASEQMIGKNLLELNIRARFGCNVMAIRSGNSMNISPYAEDRIADGDVLIIVGHKDHLTKMELAYPK; encoded by the coding sequence ATGGCAAAAAAACAATATGCCGTCATTGGCATGGGGCGGTTCGGATCAAGTGTAGCCAATGCCCTGAGCGGCATGGGATTCGACGTATTGGCAATTGATGCGGACGAGCAGCGGACCCAGGAAATGTCCAATGTGGTGACTCATGCCGTATCGGCAGATTCAACGGATGAAGAAGCGCTGCGGGCGCTGGGTATAAGGAATTTTGATGTCGTCGTTGTGGCGATTGGTGAAGATATTCAGTCGAGTATTCTCACGACCCTTATTCTGAAGGATATGGGTGTACCTGTTCTGATTGTAAAAGCACAAAATGAGCTTCATGGTAAAGTATTGCAGAAGATCGGAGCGGACAAGGTAATTTATCCTGAGAGGGATATGGGACTGCGTGTAGCCCATCATCTGACATCTCCAAACATTCTCGATTACATCGAGTTATCTGAGGATTACAGCATTTTGGAGATGAGAGCGTCCGAGCAAATGATTGGTAAAAATCTGCTGGAGTTAAATATTCGTGCTCGTTTCGGGTGTAACGTGATGGCGATCCGCAGTGGGAATTCGATGAATATCTCTCCGTATGCGGAAGATCGGATTGCGGACGGGGATGTGCTGATCATTGTTGGTCACAAAGACCATTTGACGAAAATGGAGCTTGCGTATCCAAAGTGA
- the sspI gene encoding small acid-soluble spore protein SspI, whose protein sequence is MPITLSLREAIVHKVHDKSDDQLREMIEGSVDGPEAALPGLGAIFEMIWKNTEPAKQEELIQIAQEHLHTIPVQPIR, encoded by the coding sequence ATGCCAATTACATTAAGCCTGCGTGAAGCGATTGTTCATAAGGTTCATGATAAAAGTGATGATCAGCTCCGGGAGATGATCGAAGGTTCTGTAGATGGACCGGAAGCAGCATTACCCGGACTTGGTGCCATTTTCGAAATGATCTGGAAGAACACGGAACCTGCCAAGCAGGAAGAATTAATTCAAATCGCGCAGGAGCATCTGCACACCATTCCCGTTCAACCCATCAGATAA
- a CDS encoding DUF3600 domain-containing protein produces the protein MANEMYGSQENISAVGGTSEDYMRLEEKLQTAKAHLSEEEFIQFMDLMKQMGQMALKNADQQGEMHPEQWSVTQQTEFNRLTAELEPFFEKLEAASADSPKEPKDQEQFWKEQLAMAETKFSKEQFTEFKSLYEQMKQYEAMVMDQDGNMHEERLSAEQKEELKQVREQIFPFLEKLGLDVRKPGE, from the coding sequence TTGGCTAACGAAATGTATGGTTCACAGGAAAATATATCAGCGGTGGGTGGAACATCGGAGGATTATATGAGACTGGAAGAGAAGCTCCAGACAGCCAAAGCACATTTAAGTGAAGAGGAATTCATTCAATTTATGGATCTGATGAAGCAAATGGGGCAAATGGCTTTGAAGAATGCGGATCAACAGGGAGAGATGCACCCCGAGCAATGGAGTGTCACACAACAGACGGAGTTTAATCGTCTTACTGCAGAACTGGAACCTTTTTTTGAAAAGCTGGAAGCAGCAAGTGCAGACTCTCCAAAAGAACCTAAGGACCAGGAACAATTTTGGAAGGAACAGCTAGCAATGGCAGAGACGAAGTTTTCCAAGGAGCAGTTTACCGAGTTCAAATCGTTATATGAACAGATGAAGCAATATGAAGCCATGGTGATGGATCAGGATGGGAACATGCATGAAGAACGATTGTCTGCGGAGCAGAAAGAAGAACTGAAGCAGGTACGTGAGCAGATTTTTCCCTTCTTGGAGAAGTTGGGACTGGATGTACGCAAACCGGGTGAGTAG
- a CDS encoding DoxX family protein produces MLDVGLLLIRLVIGLSFMAHGAQKLFGWFGGYGIKGTGGWFESMGMKPGALVALLAGLAEFGGGLLLALGLLTPVGGILIALTMVIAIVKVHGANGYWSTQNGFEYNLAILVVGVALALTGGGQYALDALIF; encoded by the coding sequence ATGTTGGATGTAGGATTGTTGTTGATTCGTTTGGTGATTGGATTGTCGTTTATGGCGCACGGGGCTCAGAAATTGTTTGGATGGTTCGGGGGATATGGAATCAAGGGAACGGGCGGCTGGTTTGAATCGATGGGGATGAAACCCGGCGCATTGGTTGCGTTACTGGCAGGGCTGGCTGAATTCGGTGGCGGATTGCTGCTGGCTCTGGGTTTGCTCACACCGGTAGGCGGCATTCTGATTGCTCTGACTATGGTTATTGCGATTGTGAAGGTTCATGGTGCGAACGGATACTGGTCCACGCAAAACGGATTTGAATATAACCTTGCGATCCTGGTGGTTGGTGTAGCACTAGCTTTGACAGGTGGAGGACAATACGCACTGGACGCATTAATTTTCTAA
- a CDS encoding TrmH family RNA methyltransferase: MDIVSPQNTRVKEWAQLLEKKHRTRQHKYIIEGIHLVQEALRAGADLECIVYDGEQGVPKELAGLEAPLQRVEWISVSPAVIAKCTDTMTPQPVFAIVHKGREPLQSLLSSSKGLVVVLDNVQDPGNVGTIIRSADAAGAAGVVLGAGCADVYNPKTIRSTMGSLFHLPIVEGQLESLLPEAKAAGVKLVSTSLQAEYSCYSYDFTQSVWLVIGNEGKGISESTAQLVDDAITIPMQGQAESLNAAMAATILLFEAMRQRMV; this comes from the coding sequence ATGGATATTGTATCACCGCAAAATACACGTGTGAAGGAATGGGCACAGCTGCTGGAGAAAAAGCACCGTACCCGTCAACATAAATATATTATTGAAGGCATTCATCTCGTACAGGAAGCGCTGCGTGCAGGGGCAGATCTGGAATGCATCGTTTACGATGGGGAGCAGGGTGTACCCAAGGAACTGGCTGGACTGGAGGCTCCACTTCAGCGTGTGGAATGGATCAGTGTATCTCCTGCAGTTATCGCCAAGTGTACGGATACGATGACCCCCCAACCTGTTTTTGCCATTGTACATAAAGGTCGTGAACCGCTTCAAAGCTTGTTGTCTTCCTCCAAGGGGCTGGTCGTGGTATTGGACAATGTTCAGGATCCTGGTAATGTGGGGACGATCATTCGCAGTGCGGATGCAGCGGGTGCGGCAGGTGTTGTGCTCGGTGCGGGTTGTGCCGATGTCTATAATCCGAAAACGATCCGTTCGACGATGGGCTCATTGTTTCATTTACCCATTGTCGAAGGGCAGTTGGAGTCGTTGCTGCCTGAAGCAAAAGCTGCGGGTGTAAAGTTGGTTAGTACGTCTTTGCAGGCAGAGTATTCGTGCTACAGTTATGATTTTACACAATCGGTATGGCTTGTGATCGGTAATGAGGGCAAGGGCATATCGGAGTCTACTGCACAACTGGTGGACGATGCAATTACAATTCCGATGCAGGGACAGGCAGAGTCACTTAATGCCGCGATGGCGGCGACGATCTTGTTGTTTGAAGCGATGAGGCAGCGGATGGTTTAG